A single genomic interval of Trachemys scripta elegans isolate TJP31775 chromosome 3, CAS_Tse_1.0, whole genome shotgun sequence harbors:
- the TMEM200A gene encoding transmembrane protein 200A, producing MIATGGVITGLAALKRQDSARSQHQLNLATSPTSEEKKPVRRRPRADVVIVRGKIRLYSPSGFFLVLGVLISFMGIAMAILGYWPQKEQFLSPEASLALNETQVITNQGGIIFRFFEQHLHSDKMKMLGPFTMGIGIFIFICANAILHENRDKETKIIHMRDLYSTVIDMHSLRIKEQKQLNGAYTGLLGESEFKHSRNSCASRLAANTIAPFSGFRSNFRMDSSAEEDEVAINEDKNTSNLLPPLLTEHSGSVFGLYPHTSKAMDDKNSSSIKCETRSIVSSSISAFTLPVIKLNNCVIDEPSIDNITEDSEITRSQSRNLSMDSLAIPLTDTNESYKPANAMLPRNNSFVESPPSQFKSSMTLGPSTGKLLSPGAARKQFGSNTSLHLLSAHSKSLDLERGPSTLTVQAEQRKHPSWPRLDRSNSKGYMKLENKEDPMDRLLVPQATVKKDFTNKEKLLMISRSHNNLSFEHDEFLSNNLKRGTSETRF from the coding sequence ATGATAGCAACTGGTGGAGTAATAACAGGGCTGGCAGCCTTAAAGAGGCAAGACTCTGCCAGATCTCAGCATCAACTAAATCTTGCCACATCACCAACTTCTGAAGAGAAAAAGCCAGTCAGACGCCGGCCCAGGGCTGATGTAGTAATTGTCAGGGGCAAAATCCGACTTTACTCCCCGTCAGGATTCTTTCTTGTTTTGGGAGTGCTCATCTCATTCATGGGAATTGCAATGGCTATCCTTGGATACTGGCCACAAAAGGAACAATTTTTAAGTCCTGAAGCTAGTCTAGCCTTAAATGAAACCCAGGTCATAACAAACCAAGGTGGAATTATATTTCGTTTCTTTGAACAACATTTACACTCAGATAAGATGAAAATGTTGGGCCCCTTTACTATGGGCATTggaatctttatttttatttgtgcaaATGCCATCCTACATGAAAATCGGGACAAGGAAACAAAAATCATACATATGAGAGACCTATATTCCACTGTAATAGACATGCACAGTCTGAGAATCAAGGAACAAAAGCAGTTGAATGGCGCTTATACTGGTTTATTGGGGGAAAGTGAATTCAAGCATAGTAGGAACTCATGTGCATCGCGGTTGGCTGCAAACACAATTGCACCTTTCTCTGGCTTCAGGAGTAACTTTCGAATGGATAGTTCAGCTGAAGAAGATGAAGTTGCCATAAAtgaagacaagaacacttctaaCCTTCTACCACCTTTGCTGACTGAGCATTCTGGCTCTGTCTTTGGACTCTACCCTCACACTAGCAAAGCAATGGATGACAAAAATAGTAGCTCTATAAAGTGTGAAACAAGGTCAATTGTATCATCCTCCATTAGTGCTTTCACACTGCCTGTAATTAAACTAAATAACTGTGTTATTGATGAACCTAGTATAGACAATATTACTGAAGATTCTGAGATCACTAGAAGCCAGTCTAGAAATTTGTCAATGGACTCTCTAGCCATTCCATTAACTGATACCAATGAATCCTACAAACCTGCCAATGCAATGCTACCCCGAAATAATTCATTTGTAGAATCTCCACCCAGTCAGTTCAAATCTTCTATGACTCTTGGACCAAGCACTGGAAAACTTTTATCACCTGGTGCTGCCAGAAAACAATTTGGGTCCAACACATCTTTGCATCTTCTGTCTGCACATTCAAAATCCTTGGATTTAGAGAGGGGTCCGTCTACACTCACTGTCCAAGCTGAACAAAGAAAACACCCCAGCTGGCCCAGATTGGATCGAAGCAACAGTAAAGGATACATGAAACTAGAAAACAAAGAGGACCCAATGGATAGGTTACTTGTACCACAAGCCACAGTTAAAAAGGACTTTACTAATAAGGAAAAGCTTCTTATGATATCAAGATCTCATAATAATTTGAGTTTTGAACATGATGAGTTTTTGAGTAACAACCTAAAGCGGGGAACTTCAGAAAcaagattttaa